The proteins below come from a single Benincasa hispida cultivar B227 chromosome 4, ASM972705v1, whole genome shotgun sequence genomic window:
- the LOC120075730 gene encoding auxilin-related protein 1 — MDEFGVLTERYGLKPQGKSAPMAASKPTASSNTFQSRNSGFNSGFNGKSSFDSGFGDLSFQKNTKPDSYDDFFGSLNQSTKHSGNPGSSPSSFDYDSIFFGSKNSDPSYDDVFDGIPGFKSSVTAKKEDPVRSFPSSLNQTSQIDDLFGDFSSNVAKTTPKPNGLKNAANNAAPFDGLISGFGDGNSRINRASMQDSLTPPSTSHTKSTFSSAKDPFIELESASYNSSEAFPDPLEETAKFNNSGGTKFDSSSNSSPPFRVPPVPKPGHKAVKVKSSSSSPIEELEDFAKGKVRNNSEGKVDASTRTTNRTSKDAHAAGVDHQQTIDDLDSFFNVGPRSKSAPRSRTTTLDPLFEVPKYNKPPEIPKPAPSAVLSHIKKSSSAVNLVDDFFFGDAPSFGHFEEVDGESEERRRARLRRLQRTQERAARAVADLNQRDFQTQHEQEEKRRIAESLDIDIKRWAAGKEGNMRALLSSLQYVLWSGSGWEPVSLTEMITSTSVKKVYRKAVLCIHPDKVQQKGASIEQKYTAEKVFDILKEAWNKFSKEEL; from the exons ATGGACGAGTTTGGGGTATTAACCGAAAGATATGGATTGAAACCGCAAGGAAAATCGGCTCCAATGGCTGCATCTAAGCCAACTGCCTCTTCAAACACCTTCCAGTCTCGGAATTCCGGGTTTAATTCTGGTTTCAATGGCAAGTCCTCCTTCGATTCTGGTTTTGGTGACCTATCTTTTCAAAAGAACACTAAACCCGACTCTTACGATGATTTTTTCGGGAGTCTCAATCAGTCAACGAAACATTCGGGGAATCCTGGAAGTTCTCCGTCTTCTTTTGACTACGATTCGATATTTTTTGGGTCGAAGAATTCAGATCCAAGCTATGATGATGTTTTTGATGGGATTCCTGGATTCAAGAGCTCGGTTACAGCGAAGAAGGAGGATCCGGTCCGATCATTCCCCTCGTCTTTGAATCAAACCTCTCaaattgatgatttgtttgGTGATTTTAGCAGCAATGTGGCAAAAACAACTCCGAAGCCCAACGGATTAAAAAATGCAGCAAATAACGCAGCCCCTTTTGATGGATTGATTTCTGGCTTTGGTGATGGCAATTCTCGAATTAACAG AGCAAGTATGCAGGACAGTCTGACTCCGCCATCAACGTCTCATACTAAATCAACTTTTAGTTCAGCCAAAGATCCTTTTATAGAACTAGAATCAGCTTCTTATAATTCATCTGAGGCTTTTCCAGATCCGCTTGAGGAAACTGCCAAGTTCAATAATTCTGGAGGTACAAAATTTGACAGCTCCTCCAATTCTTCCCCACCATTCAGGGTTCCTCCAGTACCAAAGCCAGGTCATAAGGCAGTTAAAG TTAAGAGCTCCTCTTCCTCTCCTATAGAGGAATTGGAGGACTTTGCAAAGGGGAAGGTGCGGAATAACAGTGAAGGGAAAGTGGATGCCTCGACACGCACAACAAATAGAACTAGTAAAGATGCACATGCTGCAGGAGTAGATCATCAACAGACTATTGACGATCTGGACTCCTTTTTCAATGTGGGTCCTCGATCAAAGAGTGCTCCAAGGTCACGAACAACAACTTTG GATCCTCTATTTGAAGTTCCTAAATACAACAAACCACCTGAAATACCCAAACCTGCTCCTTCGGCAGTTTTGTCCCACATAAAGAAATCTTCTTCTGCTGTAAATCTTgtggatgatttttttttcggAG ATGCTCCTTCATTTGGACATTTTGAAGAAGTTGACGGAGAgagtgaagaaagaagaagagctAGACTGAGGCGTCTACAGAGGACCCAAGAGCGTGCA GCCAGAGCAGTGGCTGATTTGAATCAGCGTGACTTTCAAACACAGCACGAGCAAGAAGAGAAGCGT AGGATTGCTGAATCTTTAGATATTGATATCAAGCGCTGGGCTGCTGGGAAGGAAGGCAACATGCGTGCACTTTTATCATCATTGCAATAT GTTCTATGGTCCGGAAGTGGTTGGGAGCCAGTTTCATTGACAGAGATGATTACTTCAACCTCAGTTAAAAAAGTTTATAGGAAGGCAGTCTTGTGCATTCATCCAGATAAGGTTCAACAGAAGGGTGCCAGTATTGAACAGAAATATACAGCAGAGAAGGTTTTTGATATCCTTAAG GAAGCCTGGAATAAATTCAGCAAAGAGGAACTTTAG
- the LOC120075953 gene encoding amino acid permease 3-like has protein sequence MKMGEDQAFGISTDVVPQGGSKCFDDDGRLKRTGTLWTASAHIITAVIGSGVLSLAWATAQLGWVAGPAVMFLFSLVTYYTSILLSACYRSGDPVSGKRNYTYMDAVQANLGGLNVKLCGLVQYANLVGVAIGYTIASAISMMAIKRSNCFHASGGKDPCQINSNPYMIAFGVIEIIFSQIKDFDQLWWLSIVASIMSFTYSTIGLGLGISQIAANGKIGGSLTGISIGTVTQTQKVWRSFQALGDIAFAYSYSIILIEIQDTVKSPPSEAKTMKKATLVSVSVTTLFYMLCGAAGYAAFGDLAPGNLLTGFGFYNPFWLLDIANAAIVIHLVGAYQVYCQPLFAFLEKYAAEKFPDSDFITKDIDVPIPGFRPYKLNLFRLVWRTAFVIVTTVISMLLPFFNDVVGLLGALGFWPLTVYFPVEMYIAQKKIPKWSSRWLCLQTLSFACLIISIAAAAGSVAGVVLDLKTYKPFKTSF, from the exons ATGAAG ATGGGTGAGGACCAAGCTTTTGGAATTTCCACCGATGTGGTTCCACAAGGCGGCTCCAAGTGCTTTGACGACGATGGCCGGCTCAAGCGAACCG ggACTCTATGGACGGCGAGTGCTCACATAATTACAGCCGTTATCGGGTCCGGCGTTCTTTCATTGGCTTGGGCGACGGCTCAGCTCGGCTGGGTCGCCGGTCCGGCGGTTATGTTTTTGTTCTCTTTGGTTACTTATTACACTTCTATTCTTCTCTCTGCCTGTTACCGCTCCGGCGACCCTGTTTCCGGCAAGAGAAATTATACTTATATGGATGCTGTTCAGGCCAATCTCG GTGGTTTGAATGTGAAGTTATGTGGACTTGTTCAATATGCAAATCTTGTTGGAGTGGCAATTGGCTATACAATAGCTTCAGCCATAAGCATGAT ggcaATTAAAAGGTCAAATTGCTTCCATGCAAGTGGTGGAAAAGATCCTTGCCAAATTAATAGCAATCCTTATATGATAGCTTTTGGTGTTATAGAGATAATCTTCTCTCAAATTAAAGACTTTGATCAGCTTTGGTGGCTCTCCATTGTTGCTTCTATCATGTCTTTTACTTACTCAACAATTGGACTTGGCCTTGGAATTTCTCAAATTGCTG CAAATGGGAAAATTGGAGGTAGTTTGACTGGAATTAGCATTGGAACTGTCACTCAAACACAAAAAGTATGGAGGAGTTTCCAAGCTCTTGGAGACATTGCTTTTGCCTACTCTTACTCGATTATCCTCATAGAAATTCAG GACACTGTTAAATCTCCACCTTCAGAGGCTAAGACAATGAAGAAGGCAACTTTAGTGAGTGTGTCAGTGACGACGCTTTTTTACATGTTGTGTGGCGCTGCTGGCTACGCTGCGTTCGGGGACTTGGCGCCAGGAAACCTACTCACCGGGTTCGGGTTCTATAATCCTTTTTGGCTCCTTGACATTGCCAATGCTGCCATTGTTATCCATCTGGTTGGTGCCTACCAAGTGTATTGCCAACCCCTCTTTGCCTTTTTGGAAAAGTATGCTGCTGAGAAGTTTCCTGATAGTGACTTCATCACCAAAGACATTGATGTTCCGATCCCCGGCTTTCGCCCCTATAAACTCAACCTATTCCGATTGGTTTGGAGGACAGCTTTCGTGATCGTCACAACCGTGATATCGATGCTTCTCCCGTTCTTCAACGACGTCGTTGGACTCCTTGGAGCTCTAGGATTTTGGCCTCTCACCGTGTACTTCCCGGTCGAGATGTACATTGCGCAAAAGAAGATACCAAAATGGAGTTCAAGATGGTTGTGCTTGCAAACCTTAAGTTTCGCCTGTCTCATAATCTCGATAGCAGCTGCAGCCGGTTCAGTCGCCGGGGTCGTTCTAGATTTAAAGACCTACAAGCCCTTTAAGACAAGTTTTTGA